A region of Zeugodacus cucurbitae isolate PBARC_wt_2022May chromosome 5, idZeuCucr1.2, whole genome shotgun sequence DNA encodes the following proteins:
- the LOC114803568 gene encoding tyrosine-protein phosphatase corkscrew, with translation MENCDSYVHLQAEKRFELLRRKKWFHPTISGIEAENLLREKGFDGSFLARLSSSNPGAFTLSVRRGQEVTHIKIQNNGDFFDLYGGEKFATLPELVQYYMENGELKEKNGQVIELKQPLICAEPTTERLQKL, from the exons atggaaaattgtgaTTCCTATGTGCATTTACAGGCAGAGAAACGTTTTGAGTTGCTTCGTCGTAAAAA ATGGTTTCACCCAACAATAAGTGGTATAGAAGCTGAGAATCTACTGCGTGAAAAAGGCTTCGATGGCTCCTTTTTGGCACGCCTCTCATCCTCAAATCCTGGCGCTTTCACGTTATCGGTACGCCGTGGCCAAGAGGTGACACATATAAAGATACAAAACAATGGTGACTTCTTCGACTTGTATGGCG GCGAAAAATTCGCAACACTTCCTGAATTGGTACAATACTACATGGAAAATGGTGAGCTGAAAGAGAAAAATGGACAAGTTATAGAACTAAAACAGCCTTTGATCTGTGCTGAGCCCACAACCGAGCG